CCTTGGCCTTTCGCCGCGGGAAGAACGCGAGTTCCGCAGCCGGGCGCAGATGGTCTTCCAAAATCCCTTCGCTTCGCTGAACCCGCGCATGATCGTCGGCGACATCATCGGCCGCGTGCTGAAAGTGCAGCGTCCCGAGCTGAAAAAAGACGAAGTGCGCGATCTGGTTCTGAACGGCATGCAGGAAGTGGGGCTCAAGGTCGAGCACATGACGCGCTATCCGCACGAATTCTCCGGCGGCCAGCGCCAGCGCATCGCCATCGCCCGGGCGCTGATCTCGTCTCCCAAGTTCATCGTCCTCGACGAGCCGACTTCGGCGCTCGACGTCTCCGTGCAGGCGCAGATCCTCAACCTGTTCAAGGATATACAGAAGAAGAGACATCTTTCGTATCTGTTCATCAGCCACAATCTCTCGGTGATCCGTCACATCAGCCACCGCATCGCCGTGATGTATCTCGGCAGCCTGATGGAATTCTGCGACCGGCAGGAAATGTTCCGCAACCCGCTGCATCCGTACACGCAGGCGCTGCTGCGCAGCATTCCCAAACCCTACGTCACCGGCGAGGACATTTCCGACAAGATCATCAAAGGAGACATCCCCAGCCCGATCGACCCGCCGGCCGGATGCCGCTTCAACACGCGCTGTCCGCAGGCGACCGACGAATGCCGCCGGGTGCGGCCGCAATGGAGAGAAGTGAACGCCGGACACTGGCTCGCGTGCCATCAGGTTTAGCGAGCCGTTTCGATGTTTTCCGCCGTTTTTGCGGCGGAAGGGAATCCCCGCAAGGGATGAATTTTTTAAGGAGGAATGCCGTATGAAGTTTTACCGTACCGCGCTGCTCGCGCTCGCGGGGCGGCTCTGCTCGCCGCCGGACCGGTTCTGGCTCTGGACAAGGACGTCCTGACGATCGTCAAGTCGGCGGAAATCATTTCCCTCGACCCGCAGGACATCACCGACACGCCGTCCGAAGACCTGAACCGCAAGATCTACGAAGGGCTCGTCGATTTCAATATGTCGCTGGACGTCGTGCCCAAGCTGGCCAAGAGTTGGGAAATTTCCGAAGACCGGCTGACCTGGACGTTCAAACTCCGCGAAGGCGTCATCTTCCACAGCGGCGCGCCCTTCAACGCCGATGCGGTCAAAGTCAACTTCGACCGCATCCTGAACGGGCGCTACAAGAGAACGTCCCTCTACCAGCCCATCATCAAGGAAGTGCGCGTCGTCGACGAATACACCGTGGCGTTCGACCTCAAGCAGCCCTTCGGCCCCTTCCTCAACAATCTGGCCCACACCGCCGGCCTGATCCTCGACCCCAGCTACGTCAAGGATCCCGCCAAAAACGCCAGGATCAAGCGCCAGCCCTCCGGCACCGGCCCCTTCAAGTTCGAGGAGTGGGAACCCGGCGACTACGTGAAGATGTCCGCGTTCGAGGATTACTGGCAGGGCAAGCCCAAGCTGAGCGGCCTGATCTACAAGTTCGCGCCCGAGGCTTCGACGCGCGCCATGCTCGTCGAGACCGGCGAGGCCCACGTGGCCCAGGCCGTCGATACCAACGACGTGGAGCGGCTGAAAACCCGCGACGACGTGGAGATGCGCATCTTCCCCAACATCACCGTTTACACGCTCGTCGTCAACACCAGCGACGCGATCCTCGGCGACGTGCGCGTGCGCCGGGGCCTGAGCCACAGCGTCGACCGCCAGGGCATCTGCGACAAGATCCTGCACGGCAACGCCGTTCCCGCTTACAGCATCATCTCCCCGATGATCAACTGCGCTGCCGGCCAAAACAACATGATCGCCTACGATCCCGAA
This sequence is a window from Pyramidobacter sp. YE332. Protein-coding genes within it:
- a CDS encoding oligopeptide/dipeptide ABC transporter ATP-binding protein; amino-acid sequence: MNIVEVKDLHMYFPILKGVLFHSVAGHVKAVDGVSFSIPEGETLGLVGESGSGKSTVGNMLLRLLAPTSGEILYRGRSILGLSPREEREFRSRAQMVFQNPFASLNPRMIVGDIIGRVLKVQRPELKKDEVRDLVLNGMQEVGLKVEHMTRYPHEFSGGQRQRIAIARALISSPKFIVLDEPTSALDVSVQAQILNLFKDIQKKRHLSYLFISHNLSVIRHISHRIAVMYLGSLMEFCDRQEMFRNPLHPYTQALLRSIPKPYVTGEDISDKIIKGDIPSPIDPPAGCRFNTRCPQATDECRRVRPQWREVNAGHWLACHQV
- a CDS encoding ABC transporter substrate-binding protein, whose product is MPYEVLPYRAARARGAALLAAGPVLALDKDVLTIVKSAEIISLDPQDITDTPSEDLNRKIYEGLVDFNMSLDVVPKLAKSWEISEDRLTWTFKLREGVIFHSGAPFNADAVKVNFDRILNGRYKRTSLYQPIIKEVRVVDEYTVAFDLKQPFGPFLNNLAHTAGLILDPSYVKDPAKNARIKRQPSGTGPFKFEEWEPGDYVKMSAFEDYWQGKPKLSGLIYKFAPEASTRAMLVETGEAHVAQAVDTNDVERLKTRDDVEMRIFPNITVYTLVVNTSDAILGDVRVRRGLSHSVDRQGICDKILHGNAVPAYSIISPMINCAAGQNNMIAYDPELSKKLLSEAGWDKIGEDGIRTNAEGKRLSVELWTSSKSAIIPEAYIGFARAVGMEIKLQAMDWATLNSRIELPEEKNKAQIFMMGWSPSTGDADWVYRPLLASWLVPPTGQNQSFYRNEIVDQGIKDGMRESDNALRKAAYEKIEEQLVADQPRIPIYSIKNLYAVRREVKNLDIYPINFVMVNHLTYVE